In Mycteria americana isolate JAX WOST 10 ecotype Jacksonville Zoo and Gardens chromosome 5, USCA_MyAme_1.0, whole genome shotgun sequence, one DNA window encodes the following:
- the JDP2 gene encoding jun dimerization protein 2, which produces MMPGQIPDPSLTAGALPGLGPLTGLPGTALTAEELKYADIRNIGAMISPLQFLEVKLGKRPQPVKSELDEEEERRKRRREKNKVAAARCRNKKKERTEFLQRESERLELMNAELKAQIEELKQERQQLILMLNRHRPTCIVRTDSIKTPESEANPLLEQLEKK; this is translated from the exons ATGATGCCAGGGCAGATCCCCGACCCGTCCCTGACGGCCGGCGCGCTGCCTGGGCTTGGCCCCTTGACAGGACTGCCTGGCACAGCCCTGACCGCAGAGGAGCTGAAGTACGCCGACATCCGCAACATCGGCGCCATGATCTCACCGCTCCAGTTCCTGGAGGTGAAGCTTGGGAAGAGACCCCAGCCTGTGAAAAGTGAG ctggatgaggaagaggagaggaggaaaaggcgcCGGGAGAAAAACAAAGTAGCAGCAGCGCGATGTCGTAACAAGAAGAAGGAGAGGACGGAGTTTCTGCAGCGG GAGTCCGAGCGTCTAGAGCTCATGAACGCTGAGCTGAAGGCCCAGATAGAAGAGCTGAAacaggagaggcagcagctgatCCTGATGCTGAACCGGCACCGTCCCACCTGCATTGTGCGGACTGACAGCATCAAGACGCCCGAGAGCGAAGCCAACCCGCTGCTGGAGCAGCTAGAGAAGAAGTGA